The sequence GCGGAGGTCGGCGCGGCCTTTGGCATCTCGCGTCAAGCCGCGTGCGAACGGTTCGACGGCCGGCGCGATTGACAGCTCAACGTCAATGGAGCGAGTTGACAGAGGGGCTGTAAGTGCAGGCCCCGGTTGTGCGTCAGCCGAAGAGGAGCGCGGCGACCTTCATAGCAGCCTCCTCCTGCATGCCCTTCACGACGTGTGAGTACGTGTCGAGCGTGACGCCGACGTTGGCGTGGCCCATGCGCTCGGACACGACCTTCGGATGCACGCCCGCCAACAGTGCGAGCGTCGCCGACGTGTGTCGAAGATCGTGTAGTCGAATTCTCGGAAGTCCCTGCACGGCCACGATGTGGTCGAAGGTCTTCGTGATCCGCTGCGGATGAACGGGTTGGCCGTCCTCCGAACAGAACACGTAGCCCGAGTCCCGCCAGCCGGGCCCCCACGCGGGGCGCTCCTCGAGCTGACGAGCGCGGTGGGCACGAAGGACAGCGACGGTCGTGGGATCGAGGCTGACGGTACGCCGGCTGCTGCGCGTCTTTGGCTCAGAGACGTGGACCTGCCACCCGACCACCACGCGTGTCCGGCGGATCGCCGCCTCACGCCGCTCGAGGTCGACGTCGTCCCACCGCAGGCCGGCGACCTCGCCGCGACGGAGGCCGATGGCCAGAACGACCACCCACATCGCGTACAGACGGTCGTCTTCGACGAGCGCGAGGAATCGGCGCGCCTCCTCAACCGTCCAGACACGCATCTCCGGTGTCACCACACGCGGGGGGTCGACCTTCTCGGCAGGGTTCGCTGTCAACATCCCCCACCGGACCGCGTCTGACAGAGCGTGTGACAGCACCCGGTGCGTGTACGCGACCGTGCGCGTCGAGAGTCCTCCGCTCGCACGCTGGCGACCCGACACAAGCAAGTCGCCGTACAACCGGCGGAGGTGGCCGGGATTCAGGCGCGTCAGACGCACGTCGCCGATCCGCGGGACCACGTACCCCTGCATCATCTCGACGTAGCTCTTGGCCGTCGTAGCCTTGAGTGACGGGCGCACGGCCTCGAGCCATTCGTCGAGGAACTGCGCGACGTTGAGGGTCGTAGTGCCAGCGGTGACACCGCCGTCGTGCGCCGCAAGGGCGCGGGTCAGGGCGAGCTCGGCATCGGCCTTGGTCTTGAAGCCGCCGACCCACCGCTGGCGCTTCTTCCCGGTGACATGTTCGCGGCCGACTGCCAGAACGTAGGTCCACGTCCGCCCTCGCTTGAAGACGCTCCCTCGCATCGCTCCTCCCGGCGCTGTAAGCGCGCCGCGGGAGCCGGATGAGCGATCCTCGGATTAGCAGGGATTAGCAAATCCCCTGCGCGGACTAGAACTGGTTCAGTCACACCTTGTGTGACCAGCGGTCCTTTGCGCGCTCGGAGGGATTCGAACCCCCAACCTTCTGATCCGTAGTCAGATGCTCTGATCCATTGAGCTACGAGCGCCGCTCGTGGTGCGGGGTGCGAGTCTACCGGCGGCCGCCCGCCGTCACCCGCGGGAGATTCATGTCGTAGAAGCAGCGGAGTGTGTGGCGGAGAGGGAGGGATTTGAACCCTCGAGGAATCTCAACGACCCCTAATCGCTTAGCAGGCGATCACCTTCGGCCACTCGGTCACCTCTCCAGGTGCGCGCCAGTGTCGCACAGGGCGGAGGGAGTGGGATTTGAACCCACGGGGCTTGCGCCCAAGGCTTTTCAAGAGCCTCGCATTCGGCCGCTCTGCCATCCCTCCGAGCGTCGAGGCTAGCTGCGCACCTGTCGACGCAGGGATGCAATCCAGGTGTCCGCGGCCTTCCACGCCTGGTCCGCCTCGCGTCGGATGACGGCACCCCGCTCACCTGCGGCCGGATACGACCCGAGGAACTTCACGTCGGCCAGCTGCGCGTGCAGGTCGCGCAGGCAGTCCGCCACGACCTCGTCCGCGACGTGGCCCTCGAGGTCGATGACGAAGCAGTAGTCGCCGAGCCCGCGTCGGGTGGGCCGTGACTCGAGCTTCGTCAGGTTGATGTTGCGCGCCGAGAACTGGCCGAGGATGGTGTGCAGACTCCCCGGCCGGTCGGTGTGCTGGAAGCACACGATGCTCGTCTTGTCGTGACCGGTCGGGGCCGGCACTCCGTCGCGCGCCACGAGCACGAAGCGCGTCTCGTTGTCGGAGTGGTCGACGATGTCGGGCGCCAGCACCTCGAGCCCGTAGAGCTTGGCCGCCAACCGCGTGCCGATCGCCGCGGTGTCGGGTGGGCGTGTCGTCCCCACCTCCTGGGCCGCCTCGGCGGTGGAGTTCGACGCGACCAGCTCGACCCCCGGGAGCTCACGCGCCAGGAAGCTCCGGCACTGCGCGGTGGCGTGCGGGATCGACATCACCCGCCGCACATCGGCCAGACCCACGCCCGGCGGCGTGAGCAGGTTCAACTCGACGGCGAGGGCCACCTCACGCTGCACGAGCAGATCCAGCTCGAACGTGAGCGTGTCGAGCGTGACGTTGACGCTCCCCTCGATGGAGTTCTCGATCGGAACGAGCGCGAGGTCGGCCTCGCCCGTATCGACGGCAGTGAGCGCGTCGGGCACCGACCGCATCGGCGCGAGCTCGCCCCCCGCCAGGTCGGGCTGGGTGAGCAGGGCCTCCTCGGTGAAGGTGCCCGGCGGACCGAGGAATGCGATCCGGGTCACGAGCGAGCAAGGATAGTGACGCCGATGGACGAGCCCACCCTGCGCCAGCTGCTCGACGATGTGCGAGCCGAATCAATCTCGCCCGACGACGCCGTCACCCGCCTCCGACGATTGCCCTTCGCGGACCTCGGCTATGCCCGCGTCGATCATCACCGCGCGCTGCGCCTCGGCCTGCCCGAGGCGGTGTACGGCCCCGGGAAGACGCCCGAGCAGTGCGCCGAGATCGTGGCCGAGCTGCTCGCGGAAGCCGGCGGAGGTCCCGTCCTCCTGACTCGGGCCGACGACGCGCAGGCGGCGGCGGCCGAGGCCCTCAACCCCGGCGCGATCAAAGAAGGCTCCACGCTCGTGTGGCGTCCCGCCGCCGAGCGGCCCAGCCGGGTGCTGGTCGTCACCGCGG comes from Actinomycetota bacterium and encodes:
- a CDS encoding site-specific integrase, which codes for MRGSVFKRGRTWTYVLAVGREHVTGKKRQRWVGGFKTKADAELALTRALAAHDGGVTAGTTTLNVAQFLDEWLEAVRPSLKATTAKSYVEMMQGYVVPRIGDVRLTRLNPGHLRRLYGDLLVSGRQRASGGLSTRTVAYTHRVLSHALSDAVRWGMLTANPAEKVDPPRVVTPEMRVWTVEEARRFLALVEDDRLYAMWVVVLAIGLRRGEVAGLRWDDVDLERREAAIRRTRVVVGWQVHVSEPKTRSSRRTVSLDPTTVAVLRAHRARQLEERPAWGPGWRDSGYVFCSEDGQPVHPQRITKTFDHIVAVQGLPRIRLHDLRHTSATLALLAGVHPKVVSERMGHANVGVTLDTYSHVVKGMQEEAAMKVAALLFG
- the pheA gene encoding prephenate dehydratase; this encodes MTRIAFLGPPGTFTEEALLTQPDLAGGELAPMRSVPDALTAVDTGEADLALVPIENSIEGSVNVTLDTLTFELDLLVQREVALAVELNLLTPPGVGLADVRRVMSIPHATAQCRSFLARELPGVELVASNSTAEAAQEVGTTRPPDTAAIGTRLAAKLYGLEVLAPDIVDHSDNETRFVLVARDGVPAPTGHDKTSIVCFQHTDRPGSLHTILGQFSARNINLTKLESRPTRRGLGDYCFVIDLEGHVADEVVADCLRDLHAQLADVKFLGSYPAAGERGAVIRREADQAWKAADTWIASLRRQVRS
- the larB gene encoding nickel pincer cofactor biosynthesis protein LarB produces the protein MDEPTLRQLLDDVRAESISPDDAVTRLRRLPFADLGYARVDHHRALRLGLPEAVYGPGKTPEQCAEIVAELLAEAGGGPVLLTRADDAQAAAAEALNPGAIKEGSTLVWRPAAERPSRVLVVTAGTADLPVARECTATLIAFGFRPQPLTDVGVAGVHRLLVSADELAAADAVVVIAGMEGALATLVGGLTPAPIVAVPTSVGYGAALEGVTALLAMLASCAAGITVVGIDNGYGAACAVARTLR